A genome region from Paracoccus stylophorae includes the following:
- a CDS encoding heme NO-binding domain-containing protein, whose product MHRLVFRAVEEFLCDTYGDAVWAQVLAGCEAESANQQASPEALSVSRDRSERLIPMAASRLDKPVAELLEDMGAWLARREPIRRLMRFSGRDFEDFVISLEELPGRARFVMPDLRMPRIDVVHEPGRTLRLVLAPSAMGWTSLFAGLVRVMADDYGALSVIEVEGSCVIVSISDDAFAAPREFRLGQALPREGDLPA is encoded by the coding sequence ATGCACAGGCTTGTGTTCCGGGCGGTCGAGGAATTTCTTTGCGACACCTATGGTGACGCGGTGTGGGCCCAGGTTCTTGCCGGCTGCGAGGCCGAATCGGCCAACCAGCAGGCTTCGCCCGAAGCCTTGTCCGTGTCGCGCGACCGCTCCGAACGGCTGATCCCGATGGCGGCTTCGCGGCTGGACAAGCCCGTGGCCGAGTTGCTGGAAGACATGGGCGCATGGCTTGCCCGCCGAGAGCCGATCCGCCGGCTGATGCGATTCTCGGGCCGCGATTTCGAGGATTTCGTCATCAGCCTTGAGGAACTGCCGGGGCGCGCGCGGTTTGTGATGCCCGATCTGCGGATGCCGCGCATCGACGTGGTGCACGAACCCGGCCGGACGCTGCGGCTTGTGCTGGCGCCGTCTGCGATGGGCTGGACGTCGCTGTTTGCCGGGTTGGTGCGGGTGATGGCCGACGATTACGGCGCGCTGAGCGTGATCGAGGTCGAGGGAAGCTGCGTGATCGTCAGCATCTCGGACGACGCCTTCGCCGCGCCGCGCGAATTCCGGCTTGGCCAGGCCTTGCCGCGCGAAGGGGACCTGCCGGCATGA
- a CDS encoding DUF3572 domain-containing protein, producing MAQSADSAQDLAMAGLIYIVERPELAATFLGATGLQVQDLREMAGQPEMSLHVLDFLLEDDSRVLDAANELDVRPQDFLSARVVMAGPGSYGWEAD from the coding sequence ATGGCGCAGAGTGCCGACAGCGCGCAGGACCTGGCGATGGCCGGGCTGATCTATATCGTCGAACGACCGGAACTGGCGGCGACATTTCTGGGCGCGACCGGCCTGCAGGTGCAGGATCTGCGCGAGATGGCAGGCCAGCCCGAGATGAGCCTGCACGTCCTCGATTTCCTGCTTGAGGACGATTCGCGGGTTCTGGACGCTGCCAATGAACTGGATGTGCGGCCGCAGGATTTCCTGTCGGCGCGCGTCGTGATGGCGGGGCCGGGCAGCTATGGCTGGGAGGCGGATTAG
- a CDS encoding nicotinate-nucleotide adenylyltransferase, with protein MAPGFPIAQPGMCIGLLGGSFDPAHEGHVHVSRIAKRRFRLDRVWWLVSPGNPLKSRGPAPLAERIRTARRMLRDPDIVVTDLEARLDMRLTVDTVAALRALYPGVRFVWLMGSDNLVQFDRWDRWQDIARMVPIGVLARPGTRIAARHSRAARIMQPWRLPPSQAGTLALRTPPAWVLINLPMSAQSSTAIRAARQNLIEKEGAG; from the coding sequence ATGGCACCGGGATTTCCCATCGCACAGCCGGGCATGTGCATCGGGCTTCTGGGCGGATCGTTCGATCCCGCCCATGAAGGCCATGTCCATGTCAGCCGCATCGCCAAGCGCCGGTTCCGGCTGGACCGGGTCTGGTGGCTGGTCTCGCCCGGCAATCCGCTGAAATCCCGCGGCCCGGCCCCGCTTGCAGAACGCATCCGCACCGCACGGCGGATGCTGCGCGATCCTGATATCGTGGTGACCGATCTCGAGGCGCGGCTGGACATGCGCCTGACGGTGGACACGGTCGCGGCACTGCGCGCGCTTTATCCCGGCGTGCGCTTTGTCTGGCTGATGGGGTCGGACAATCTGGTGCAGTTCGACCGATGGGATCGCTGGCAGGACATCGCCCGGATGGTGCCCATCGGCGTTCTGGCGCGGCCCGGTACGCGGATCGCGGCGCGGCATTCGCGGGCGGCGCGGATCATGCAGCCCTGGCGCCTGCCGCCGTCGCAGGCCGGCACGCTGGCGCTGCGCACGCCGCCGGCCTGGGTGCTGATCAATCTGCCGATGTCGGCGCAATCCTCGACCGCGATCCGCGCGGCGCGGCAGAACCTGATTGAAAAGGAGGGGGCAGGATGA
- a CDS encoding DUF983 domain-containing protein produces the protein MQPQVQITPSAPVESQRPLRPAMLRAMRGRCPACGNGRLFRGYLKVADQCPECHEALHHQRADDGPAYLTILLVSHLGAPLLLISYVLWRPSAMTMLLSFGLGAVILSLLLLPLIKGAFIGLQWSQRMHGFGGAEPAST, from the coding sequence ATGCAACCCCAGGTCCAGATCACCCCCTCTGCCCCGGTCGAAAGCCAACGTCCGCTTCGCCCGGCCATGCTGCGCGCAATGCGCGGCCGCTGCCCGGCCTGCGGCAACGGAAGGCTGTTTCGCGGCTATCTGAAGGTCGCCGATCAGTGTCCCGAATGCCACGAGGCGCTGCACCATCAGCGCGCCGATGACGGGCCGGCCTATCTGACGATCCTTCTGGTGTCGCATCTGGGCGCGCCGCTGCTGCTGATCAGCTATGTCCTGTGGCGTCCGTCGGCGATGACGATGCTTCTGTCATTCGGCCTGGGCGCGGTGATCCTGTCGCTGCTGCTGCTGCCGCTGATCAAGGGCGCGTTCATCGGCCTGCAATGGTCGCAGCGAATGCACGGCTTTGGCGGCGCGGAACCCGCATCCACATGA
- a CDS encoding enoyl-CoA hydratase-related protein produces the protein MNFQTIQFNVSDDIATLILNRPQVMNALNRQMRAEITEALTRLPAGVRCAVITGSGKAFCSGQDLTDTEAARDLEKTLRDEYEPMLHAVRNCPAPVIAAVNGVAAGAGANLALVADIVIAAESASFIQAFTRIGLVPDAGGTWAIPRAVGAARAMGMMLFADPVPARQAADWGLIWEALPDSEFAEGVAARARQLSQGPTSAFLSIRQAVAESLDNDLEEQLQLEARLQGKAGRSADFREGVAAFLEKRKPAFTGR, from the coding sequence ATGAATTTTCAGACCATACAGTTCAACGTCAGCGACGACATCGCCACGCTGATCCTGAACCGGCCGCAGGTGATGAACGCCTTGAACCGGCAGATGCGGGCCGAGATCACCGAGGCGCTGACCCGCTTGCCCGCAGGCGTGCGCTGCGCGGTCATCACCGGGTCGGGCAAGGCGTTCTGTTCCGGTCAGGATCTGACCGATACCGAGGCCGCGCGCGATCTGGAAAAGACCCTGCGCGACGAATACGAACCGATGCTGCACGCCGTCCGGAACTGCCCCGCGCCCGTCATCGCGGCGGTGAACGGGGTGGCGGCGGGGGCGGGCGCCAATCTGGCGCTGGTCGCCGACATCGTGATCGCGGCGGAAAGCGCCAGTTTCATCCAGGCGTTCACGCGGATCGGGCTGGTGCCCGATGCCGGCGGAACCTGGGCCATTCCGCGCGCGGTGGGCGCGGCGCGCGCCATGGGCATGATGCTGTTCGCGGACCCCGTTCCCGCGCGTCAGGCCGCCGATTGGGGCCTGATCTGGGAGGCGCTGCCCGATTCCGAATTCGCCGAAGGCGTGGCCGCGCGCGCCCGTCAGCTGTCGCAGGGTCCGACCTCGGCCTTTCTGTCGATCCGGCAGGCGGTGGCGGAAAGCCTTGACAACGATCTGGAAGAACAGCTGCAACTGGAGGCGCGGTTGCAGGGCAAGGCCGGGCGCAGCGCCGATTTCCGCGAAGGCGTCGCGGCGTTTCTGGAAAAGCGCAAACCGGCCTTCACCGGCCGCTAG
- a CDS encoding GGDEF domain-containing protein, whose translation MSARTHGCVPPALPAPALDRLLPMHLWLNGAGAILSAGPTLRKLIGTGHGHLHEAFQNGRAGAADDLVSLIRQCAGREERLFLRMRAAPHLNLRGHAVAAQDDSLLLNLGFGIGLHDAVRAAHLTDRDFAPPELAMELLFMREAMGGVMAELSRFNNQLEAAREAAEIQAHTDPLTGLCNRRGLEAALARAMRTARGNMASDPDAGFALAHLDLDHFKQVNDRMGHAEGDRLLCHVADVLRQVTRRDDTAARVGGDEFVLILRGLQDGAKLDRLARRIIAEIEAALVDRPDICRVSASVGIVMSRFYRDVSAERMLSDADAALYRSKREGRGRVTILDRPTDGSD comes from the coding sequence ATGAGCGCGCGGACGCACGGGTGCGTTCCGCCCGCCTTGCCGGCGCCTGCGCTGGACCGGCTGCTGCCCATGCATCTTTGGCTGAACGGGGCGGGCGCGATCCTGTCCGCCGGACCCACCTTGCGCAAGCTGATCGGCACGGGTCACGGCCATCTTCATGAGGCATTCCAGAACGGGCGCGCGGGCGCCGCGGACGATCTTGTGTCACTGATCCGCCAGTGCGCGGGTCGCGAGGAGCGTCTGTTTCTGCGGATGCGCGCCGCGCCGCATCTGAACCTGCGCGGCCACGCGGTCGCGGCGCAGGACGATTCGCTGCTGTTGAATCTGGGCTTCGGCATCGGCTTGCACGACGCGGTGCGCGCCGCGCATCTCACCGACCGCGATTTCGCACCCCCAGAGCTGGCGATGGAGCTGCTGTTCATGCGCGAGGCCATGGGGGGCGTGATGGCCGAGTTGTCGCGGTTCAACAACCAGCTTGAGGCCGCGCGCGAGGCCGCCGAGATCCAGGCCCATACCGACCCGCTGACCGGGCTGTGCAACCGGCGCGGGCTGGAGGCGGCGCTGGCCCGCGCGATGCGGACCGCGCGCGGGAACATGGCGTCGGACCCGGATGCGGGCTTCGCGCTGGCGCATCTGGACCTGGATCATTTCAAGCAGGTCAACGACCGCATGGGTCATGCCGAGGGCGACCGGCTGCTGTGCCATGTCGCCGATGTGCTGCGGCAGGTGACGCGCCGCGACGACACCGCCGCACGTGTCGGCGGCGACGAGTTCGTGCTGATCCTCAGGGGGTTGCAGGATGGGGCGAAGCTGGACCGGCTGGCCCGGCGGATCATCGCGGAGATCGAGGCGGCGCTGGTGGATCGTCCCGACATCTGCCGCGTCTCGGCCAGTGTCGGCATCGTCATGTCGCGCTTTTACCGGGATGTGTCGGCCGAACGCATGCTGTCGGATGCCGACGCCGCGCTGTATCGGTCCAAGCGCGAGGGCAGGGGGCGGGTCACGATCCTGGACCGGCCGACGGACGGCAGCGATTGA
- a CDS encoding NUDIX domain-containing protein gives MTAAPGDQPIRDAATMILLRRTARESSVLMGMRGASAVFMPSKYVFPGGAVDAADAAAPLASPLDGLHRDRLLKEPRDVSPVPHAIAAAALRELAEETGLLIGRKDGPASTWPGYAETGLSPSASALQYVFRAITPPGRPRRFDAYFFVADAAEICGDPDDFGRACDELSHLHWVPLHQARALDLPFITEVVLAEIAELAGAVSHDTPLPQPDTVPFFDNRGHAPRFAQIA, from the coding sequence ATGACCGCCGCGCCCGGCGATCAGCCGATCCGCGACGCGGCCACGATGATCCTGCTGCGCAGGACCGCCCGCGAATCGTCGGTGCTGATGGGAATGCGCGGTGCCAGCGCGGTCTTCATGCCGTCGAAATACGTGTTTCCCGGCGGGGCTGTCGATGCCGCGGATGCCGCGGCGCCGCTGGCCAGTCCGCTGGACGGGCTGCACCGCGACCGCCTGCTGAAAGAGCCGCGGGATGTCAGCCCCGTCCCCCACGCCATCGCCGCCGCCGCGTTGCGCGAACTGGCCGAGGAAACCGGCCTGCTGATCGGGCGAAAGGATGGGCCGGCCAGCACATGGCCCGGCTATGCCGAAACCGGCCTCAGCCCAAGCGCATCGGCGCTGCAATACGTATTTCGCGCCATCACCCCGCCCGGCCGCCCGCGCCGGTTCGACGCCTATTTCTTCGTCGCCGATGCCGCCGAAATCTGCGGCGACCCGGATGATTTCGGGCGCGCCTGCGACGAATTGTCGCATCTGCACTGGGTGCCCCTGCACCAGGCGCGCGCGCTGGATCTGCCTTTCATCACCGAGGTGGTGCTGGCCGAGATTGCCGAACTGGCCGGCGCGGTCAGCCACGACACCCCGCTGCCGCAGCCGGACACGGTGCCGTTCTTCGACAATCGCGGCCACGCCCCCCGCTTTGCCCAGATCGCCTAG
- a CDS encoding diguanylate cyclase — MTARILVADGMATMRITLKVRLASACYDVLTAATACQLLQQARDGRPDLIVLGSGFAGRTQAEICRDLARDRDCTAIPVLMLAGGETRLQALQAGATAVLDPAVDEQMLLARIRGLLRDAGSGIEPQRSMAEAPAAFAGPAPTRQVALVADDAARALRWRHLLQRRLACRFSVFTPEEALGAAAGGRAADLYLIAADIEGRGDGLRLLSELRSRTGSRDAAFVIATAPDRAELSAIALDLGAGEVLPLDLGGDAGIEIATLALQMQLARKQQGDRRRAEARRNMLWAMTDPLTGLYNRRYALPRLTEIARDSLRDDAPFAVMALDLDRFKRINDSHGHAAGDAVLRDVAHRLETAMAGDGITARLGGEEFLAVLPATDEAQAWRRAEDLRRAVEARPIALPDLSGGGQVAITLSIGVAIGHSRNPAAAPDRLAETSLERADRALMSAKTLGRNRVMLAQAERAA; from the coding sequence ATGACAGCACGCATCCTGGTGGCAGATGGGATGGCGACGATGCGCATCACGCTGAAGGTGCGCCTTGCCTCTGCCTGCTATGACGTCTTGACGGCGGCGACGGCCTGCCAGTTGCTGCAACAGGCCCGCGACGGCCGCCCCGATCTGATCGTGCTGGGCAGCGGGTTTGCCGGCCGCACCCAGGCCGAGATCTGCCGCGACCTTGCGCGCGACCGCGACTGCACGGCGATCCCGGTCCTGATGCTGGCCGGCGGCGAAACCCGGCTTCAGGCGTTGCAGGCCGGCGCGACCGCCGTTCTGGACCCGGCGGTGGACGAACAGATGCTGCTGGCGCGCATTCGCGGCCTGCTGCGCGACGCCGGATCGGGGATCGAGCCGCAGCGGTCGATGGCCGAGGCGCCCGCGGCCTTCGCCGGGCCGGCGCCCACGCGGCAGGTGGCGCTTGTCGCGGACGATGCCGCGCGCGCGCTGCGATGGCGGCATCTGTTGCAACGCCGGCTGGCCTGCCGGTTCTCGGTCTTCACCCCGGAAGAGGCGCTTGGCGCGGCGGCGGGCGGACGCGCCGCCGACCTGTATCTGATCGCCGCCGATATCGAGGGGCGCGGCGACGGTCTGCGCCTGCTGTCCGAACTGCGGTCGCGCACCGGATCGCGCGACGCGGCCTTCGTGATCGCCACCGCGCCCGACCGGGCGGAATTGTCGGCCATCGCGCTGGATCTGGGCGCGGGCGAGGTGCTGCCGCTGGATCTGGGCGGCGATGCGGGCATCGAGATCGCGACGCTGGCCCTGCAGATGCAGCTGGCGCGCAAGCAGCAGGGCGACAGGCGCCGGGCCGAGGCGCGGCGCAACATGCTGTGGGCGATGACCGACCCGCTGACCGGACTTTACAACCGGCGCTATGCCCTGCCGCGCCTGACGGAAATCGCGCGCGATTCGCTGCGCGACGATGCGCCCTTTGCGGTGATGGCGCTGGATCTGGACCGCTTCAAGCGGATTAACGACAGTCACGGACACGCCGCGGGCGATGCGGTCCTGCGCGATGTCGCCCACCGGCTGGAAACCGCAATGGCGGGCGACGGCATCACCGCCCGGCTTGGCGGGGAAGAGTTTCTGGCCGTGCTGCCCGCCACCGACGAGGCGCAGGCATGGCGGCGGGCCGAGGATCTGCGCCGCGCGGTCGAGGCGCGCCCCATCGCGCTGCCGGATCTGTCGGGCGGCGGACAGGTGGCCATCACCCTCTCCATCGGCGTGGCGATCGGCCATTCCCGAAACCCCGCCGCCGCGCCCGACCGGCTGGCCGAAACCTCGCTGGAACGCGCCGACCGTGCGCTGATGTCGGCCAAGACGCTTGGCCGCAACCGCGTCATGCTGGCGCAGGCCGAACGCGCGGCCTAG